The Carassius gibelio isolate Cgi1373 ecotype wild population from Czech Republic chromosome B22, carGib1.2-hapl.c, whole genome shotgun sequence genome window below encodes:
- the LOC127986864 gene encoding protein shisa-5, which translates to MASTLALLLLLSAGLFTVKAGDDCKSYLNINNEFKNWINCYGREHCCGSCNHRYCCSSEYFKLSESDQNLCTLRNKNIVIGSLITGGVILIAVFITCCVCPCCCIYKMCRTPRPVAGAHVTTISNAHFIQQQPVMQAGQYPQYQPVPTQPGYGQPMQTGLYQGQPYAPGPPPSYHVAMSPGYPTGQSAYDGGQAMYPMQPPAQPGVMYMPSETLNQPAYNPAYVQPPNIAY; encoded by the exons ATGGCGTCTACTTTAGCGCTTCTTCTTCTCCTTTCTGCAGGTTTATTCACGGTAAAAGCTG GTGATGACTGTAAGAGCTACTTGAACATTAATAACGAGTTCAAGAATTGGATTAACTGCTATGGTCGGGAGCATTGCTGTGGATCCTGTAATCACAGATACTGCTGCTCCTCTGAATATTTTAAGTTATCCGAAAGTGATCAAAACCTCTGCACTTT aagaaacaaaaatattgttattgGCTCATTAATAACGGGGGGTGTGATCCTTATCGCTGTGTTCATCACCTGCTGCGTCTGCCCCTGCTGCTGTATCTATAAAATGTGTAGAACACCCAGAC cTGTGGCAGGAGCTCATGTGACTACAATCTCAAATGCACATTTCATTCAGCAGCAGCCTGTAATGCAGGCGGGCCAGTACCCACAATACCAACCAGTGCCGACTCAACCGGGTTATGGTCAGCCAATGCAGACGGGCCTGTATCAGGGACAGCCATATGCACCAGGACCCCCGCCCTCATATCACGTGGCCA TGAGTCCTGGATATCCCACTGGTCAGAGTGCATATGACGGAGGCCAGGCCATGTACCCCATGCAGCCGCCAGCCCAGCCGGGGGTCATGTATATGCCTTCAGAAACATTGAATCAGCCGGCCTACAACCCCGCCTACGTGCAGCCACCAAACATCGCTTACTAA